Sequence from the Candidatus Krumholzibacteriota bacterium genome:
CACTCAATTGGAATACAGGTCGATCTTCAGCCATTGAATTACTGTGACGATAGAGGAACATCGGTTGGAAGAGGACCCCTGCCTGGTTTCGATAAAAATCATATTTTCAAAGATTGGGAGACGATAAGAAAAAAACACCTTCCGAATACCGAATATTACAGGTATATACCTGAGTTCTTGACAGAACCTGCATCCGCGGCAAAACGTTTCATCTGTTTCTGGGGAAGCTGGGACCTGTCCGTGCGCTCTAATGGTGATGTGACATGCCCCGCTGGGCGATGTCACGCCGGGAACACGCGAATGACTCCACTTATTGATATATGGAAGGAAATGCGAGATTTTCGTAATAATATCACCCACTCCGGACGTCCGTGCGTCTGCTGGTTCCAATGCACTTCCTCGCGATATATTCCAATGACTAATCTTATGCTTGGCAAGTTTAATAATTTGTTTGTAAAGGCACCATTATGAACAGATCAAGACATGTACTGGTCACCGGCGGAGCCGGGTCAATCGGATCACGTCTGGTAAGGAGACTCGTATCTGAAGGTCATCACGTATCAGTTGTCGACGACCTTTCAGGCGGACATATTGAAAATATCGACGAATCATCTCTTATCGATTTTTATAAAAATGACATCAATGACGAGGAACTTCTGCGGATGATTTTCCAAAAGAATATCGATTCGGTCTTCCACCTTGCGAGCTGTTTCGCGAATCAAATGTCGATAGAATATCCAGAGATCGATCTTAAAACCAGCCTGCTGGGGACAATAAAGCTCCTCAATCACGCAAAGGCGAACAATGTCAGGCGATTTCTGTTCGCGTCTACCGCAAGCGTGTATAAACCCTCCATGGGATTGTTGAAAGAAAATTCTACTCTTCACTTTGAAACCCCTTATGCCTTGAACAAGTATCTGGCGGAAGAGTATATCAGGTATTATTCGAACTCTTTCGGTCTGTGTTCCACGGTTCTAAGATATTTCAATTCTTATGGACCTGGTGAGTTTCCCGGCATCTACCGCAATGTCATACCGAATTTCATTTATCTGGCTCTGAACAAAAAAGCTCTCACTGTATTCGGGACGGGCAATGAAAGTCGAAGCTTCTGCTACGTGGATGACATAGTCAACGGAACTCTCGCGGCATGGCGATCTGACGACGCTTTTAACCAGGTTATCAATATTGGCGCCCATAATGAAATGAAGATCATCGATCTTGCCAGCTCTATCAATAAACTGTGTGATAATGAAGGAAATATCGAATTTTCACCATTGAGGAAATGGGACAAAACCATGAAACGAATTCCAGATTTGACAAAAGCCATGAAGCTTCTGGACTACAATCCATCAGTCGAATTCATGGATGGATTGAAGAATACGACGCAATGGTTTCGTACCGGAAATATACACAGGAGAATATTTTAGATTTGAACAAAGAACGCGCGTTTAGTATTGACAAGGATATTCCTTCACCGGCAATAGAGACCGCTATTTCACAATTACTCGGTAATGAAAACCTTGATCCCCCCTGGCCAGGAATCCTTCAGACCGGTATGAGGGGGGCATATTATATTGCCAGTTCTCAAATTGAACATGATTTCAGACGTAAGATCACAAAACATGATTTTAATGATACTGAATCAACATTTGATGTTTATGAAGTTCACAAGC
This genomic interval carries:
- a CDS encoding NAD-dependent epimerase/dehydratase family protein; this translates as MNRSRHVLVTGGAGSIGSRLVRRLVSEGHHVSVVDDLSGGHIENIDESSLIDFYKNDINDEELLRMIFQKNIDSVFHLASCFANQMSIEYPEIDLKTSLLGTIKLLNHAKANNVRRFLFASTASVYKPSMGLLKENSTLHFETPYALNKYLAEEYIRYYSNSFGLCSTVLRYFNSYGPGEFPGIYRNVIPNFIYLALNKKALTVFGTGNESRSFCYVDDIVNGTLAAWRSDDAFNQVINIGAHNEMKIIDLASSINKLCDNEGNIEFSPLRKWDKTMKRIPDLTKAMKLLDYNPSVEFMDGLKNTTQWFRTGNIHRRIF